A genomic region of Devosia ginsengisoli contains the following coding sequences:
- a CDS encoding sigma-54-dependent Fis family transcriptional regulator, which produces MQQASDAALVAARERFFSGHDLPEGLVPAPILRSWQRCAQQGLDASAVIHAEPVTAPELRALHEQNDTLRLLSRSELVSLRTEARLTDSVVILTDAKGLVLDTTGSPEFAGRAAEVALRPGVTWSETATGTNAIGTALAERRAIEVHGGEHFFEPHGILHCAASPIFDPFGKLAGVLDLSGHASAEHTHAMGLVRLAVEQIEHRFFARGFDDMTVVRFHRAADLLGTAREGILVFDGGRLIAGNRRALHLVGLDRKALRQSTAEEIFETAALATQRGELRARNGERFFAAVSEPRKSPLRVTGTLPRVAKSGEPAPFLTPETRADLAKAIRLVNAEIPLLIAGETGAGKEVFARYLHGLTQRAGKPFVAINCAALPESLIESELFGYQPGAFTGARKQGAIGLVQQAEGGILFLDEIGDMPLLLQSRLLRVLQDKEVVPLGGGTAQKADFVPVCATNRDLKAMVEAGTFRADLYYRIAQFTIRLPALCDFPDRATVVSSLWSQLATGHPPLPAPVLARLAAQPWPGNFRELTGTLRALSALCEPEQPITLADLPQFTEQVTAAPLLFQNDLGSLTEAAMRRAVDQNNGNLSAAARALGIDRSTLYRRLVWK; this is translated from the coding sequence ATGCAACAGGCGTCCGATGCTGCCTTGGTAGCCGCGCGCGAGCGTTTCTTTTCTGGGCACGATCTACCTGAGGGCCTGGTGCCTGCGCCCATATTGCGGTCCTGGCAGCGCTGCGCACAACAGGGCCTCGATGCCTCGGCGGTCATTCATGCCGAACCGGTCACCGCACCCGAGCTTCGCGCCTTGCATGAGCAGAACGACACCTTACGCCTCCTCTCGCGCTCTGAACTGGTGTCGCTGCGCACCGAAGCGCGGCTTACCGACAGTGTCGTCATCCTCACCGATGCCAAGGGCCTCGTGCTCGATACCACGGGAAGCCCCGAATTCGCCGGCCGCGCCGCCGAAGTGGCGCTCCGCCCCGGCGTCACCTGGTCCGAAACTGCCACTGGCACCAATGCCATCGGCACGGCTCTCGCCGAACGTCGCGCCATCGAGGTACATGGGGGAGAACACTTCTTCGAACCACATGGTATCCTGCATTGCGCCGCATCGCCCATTTTCGACCCTTTCGGGAAGCTCGCTGGCGTGCTCGATCTCTCCGGCCATGCCTCGGCTGAGCACACCCATGCCATGGGCCTGGTGCGCCTCGCCGTCGAGCAGATCGAACATCGCTTCTTCGCCCGCGGCTTCGATGACATGACCGTGGTGCGCTTCCACCGTGCCGCTGATCTCCTGGGCACCGCCCGCGAAGGCATTCTGGTCTTTGATGGCGGGCGTTTGATCGCCGGCAATCGTCGCGCGCTCCATCTCGTCGGGCTCGACCGCAAGGCGCTGCGCCAGTCCACCGCCGAGGAAATCTTTGAAACCGCGGCGCTCGCCACACAGCGCGGCGAACTGCGCGCCCGCAATGGCGAGCGCTTCTTTGCCGCCGTGTCCGAGCCGCGCAAGTCGCCGCTGCGCGTCACCGGCACCCTGCCGCGCGTCGCCAAGTCGGGCGAGCCAGCGCCTTTTCTCACTCCCGAAACCCGCGCCGATCTCGCCAAGGCCATCCGCCTGGTCAATGCCGAAATCCCCCTGCTCATCGCTGGGGAAACCGGTGCCGGCAAGGAAGTCTTCGCCCGCTACCTGCATGGCCTCACCCAGCGCGCCGGCAAGCCCTTTGTCGCCATCAACTGTGCTGCACTGCCCGAGAGCCTGATCGAATCCGAACTCTTCGGCTACCAGCCCGGCGCCTTCACCGGCGCCCGCAAGCAGGGCGCCATTGGCCTGGTGCAACAAGCCGAGGGCGGCATTCTCTTCCTCGATGAAATCGGCGACATGCCGCTCTTGCTGCAGTCGCGCCTCCTGCGCGTCTTGCAGGACAAGGAAGTCGTGCCACTGGGCGGCGGCACCGCGCAGAAGGCTGATTTCGTGCCCGTTTGCGCCACCAATCGCGATCTCAAGGCCATGGTCGAGGCAGGCACCTTCCGCGCCGATCTCTACTACCGCATCGCCCAGTTCACCATCCGCCTGCCGGCCCTGTGTGATTTCCCCGATCGCGCCACTGTCGTCTCGAGCCTCTGGTCCCAGCTCGCGACGGGCCATCCGCCGCTGCCCGCCCCGGTGCTTGCCCGCCTCGCCGCCCAGCCATGGCCAGGCAATTTCCGCGAACTGACCGGGACGCTGCGCGCCCTATCAGCGCTGTGTGAACCAGAACAGCCCATCACTTTGGCCGATCTACCCCAGTTCACCGAACAGGTCACCGCGGCACCTCTGCTGTTCCAGAACGATTTGGGCAGTCTCACCGAAGCCGCAATGCGTCGCGCGGTGGACCAGAATAACGGCAATCTTTCCGCCGCTGCGCGCGCTCTCGGCATCGACCGCTCGACCCTCTACCGACGGCTGGTCTGGAAATAG